AAGATTTTTCTTCCTATAAGTATAGAACTTATAAAGATTCAAAAAGTTTATTATTTGGAAACTGCTATTATAAATGTTGAGGATTTTTATAATCTTGTGGATAGTGCACAAAAAAACGAAGATTTAAGGGCTATATCTATATTTTATACGCTATTTTTAACCGGTATGCGAGTATCTGAGATATTACAGCTTACAGTAGATGATATTAACAGAAAAGAAATTAGTATTGTAGGCAAAGGTGGTAAAGTAAGAAATGTATATATGGCTGATGAATTAAGTAAAATACTCACAGAATATGTAGACAAACAAAGAATAAATAAAAGCGACATGCTATTTACTGGAGAACGGGGGCCAATAACAAGGCAGACTGTAAACAGAATAATAAAAAAATATGCTAGAATAGCTGGTGTAGCTTTAGATAAAAGTCATGCACATGCATTTAGGCATTTATATGCAAAAGAAGCTGTAAACAGCGGTAGATATATATCAGATATAGCGGATGAATTGGGACATAGCAGCTTAGATACTACAAGAATCTATACGAGAAAAACAAAAGAAGAAAAATATCGTGAACTCAATAAATACTTAAATTCAAAAGTTAAATAATTATTAAAAACACACAGTTAAAAACAGCTTCAGTATTTGCCCGCTAATGCATTTTCGATAGGGCACTAGACTTCTTATATGGATATTATATAAAAAGCGCTGTACATCTATATATAAGTCTCTAATGAAGTGGAGGTTTTTTATTCTCAGTACTATGCGCAAAATACAAGTTTTACGAATAGTACTGAGAATAAATTTGGCATTTTTTTACTTCCTATTAGCTATAATTTTTATACTCCATATACCAGCTGCTATCATGAAGATAATGCCTGAAACAGCTATCCAAAATATCAGTTTATTCTTCATCTTCTCTCTCCTACTATATATTCTTTAGATAAGAACAATTTTATTCCCAGCTATTGTTTACTTTTATGCATAACTTAGATAAGGCATATAGATTTTCAACAGTTTAAATATGACGAATAAAATATTTAAGATTAATTTTTGTAGTAATGCTAGTTTTTATTTTCTTCTCCGTAGAATATATAAGCATAGCCACAATTGAAACAAATACCATTATAACAACAGTTATAATGCCGAACATGAGCCACCTCTTCCCTTCTTTTATCTGTTTATCGTTTCACATATACTCATGCCCATGTAATGTAAACAAAAACTCCATGAAAATTTATACGGGTATATTATGTAACAGTTACATATAGATTTTATAAAAAAACTGAATAGCCAATCTGCCTCTTGGCAGACTGGCTATTCAGTTTTTAAGAGCATTTTTTAATATTAGCAGCAAAAACTGCCTCCACCACAAAATAGAAAAACTAATATTAAAAAGAAAAACAATAAACTGCTTCCATCGTCACAGAACATATTACCGCAATTACAAAATATTATAACCAGCAATAAGAAGAAAAACAGTATACTATCATCACATGAACAACCCCATTTTCCTGCTAATCCTTCTGCCATGGCTATTCCTCCTTCCATTGATTCTACTTTCAGTATATGCTTTTAGCCACATTTGTGTTATTTATGTTATAATTACAATAGATAAAAATAACTATATTTATTATAAGGAGTAATTTTTATGGCACAGCAAAAAGATTACTATACAGTCCGTTATCAAACCAATATAGAAAAATTGAGAAATGTACTAAATGATCTGCCTCCATTTTGCAGAGAGTTTTTCAGAGGTATTGAAAATAATACATCCATACTCACAAGAGTAAATTATGCTTATGATCTAAGGTTGTTTTTTGAATTTTTAACAAATGAAATGGAAGATTTCTCAGGTTTAAAATCGAATGAACTTACATTAGATCATTTAAACATGGTAGGATCTACTCACATAGAGATGTTTTTGGAATATATTACATTCTATACAAAAACAAATGACGATACTTATAAGGAATATCAAAATAGTGAATGTGGTAAAGCTCGAAAATTATCCGCTATTCGTTCATTATTTTCATATTTCTTTAAAAAAGAAAAGCTTGAGAAAAATATAGCGGAATTAGTTGAAATACCCAAGATATATGAAAAACCCATAATACGTTTAGAAATAGATGAAGTTGCACGGCTCTTAGATCTAGTAGAGTCAGGCGAAGGTTTAACAGATGTACAAAAACGTTATCACCAATATACCCGTACTAGGGATCTTGCAATATTAACCCTATTTTTAGGCACAGGCATAAGAATAAGCGAATGTGTGGGGCTTAATGCGTCTGATATAGATTTTGACGTAAATGGATTTAAAATTACTAGAAAAGGTGGCAATGAAGTTATTCTCTACTTTGGGGATGAAGTCAGAGAGACTCTTTTGGATTATTTAGAAGAACGTAAAAATGTCACTCCTCTGCCAGGACATGAAGATGCCCTTTTCCTATCCCTTCAAAAACGCAGGATCAGTAACAGGGCTGTACAAAATTTGGTTAAAAAATATTCCCAATATATCTCTCCACTAAAAAAAATATCACCCCATAAACTTAGGAGCACCTATGGCACAACCTTATATCGCCAGACGGGAGATATATATCTAGTTGCCGATGTACTAGGACATAAGGATGTAAACACCACTAAAAAGCACTATGCTGCAATAAGCGATGAGCAGCGGCGTAAAGCTGCCCGAATAGTTAAACTAAGAGACGATGAATAAGCTATATTTGAGATCATTTATTCTTCGAACATAGGTTTGTATATGATATAAAAATATGATATAATAAGTAAAACAAAATATGGGGTGTAATTTATGGGAAAAGATACTCTAAGTATAAAGCAAAAAGAAATATTAAAATTTATACAAAATGAATTAATATCTAAGGGTTATCCGCCATCGGTTAGAGAAATATGTGAAGCAGTAGGGCTTAAGTCTACTTCTACTGTTCATGCACATCTTGTTCGACTAGAAAAATTGGGCTATATAAAAAGGGACCCTACAAAACCTAGAGCCATAGAGTTAATAAACCATAATGCCTTTATATCCAACAAGGAACTGGTGAATGTGCCTATAGTAGGTAAAGTTACTGCAGGACAGCCCATATTAGCAATAGAAAATATAGAAGGTACCTTCCCCATATCTGTACAATTTTTAGGTAATCAAGAAGTGTTCATGCTTTCCGTTAAAGGAGATAGTATGATAGAGGCAGGTATACTAGACAATGATTATGTAATTGTCAATCAGCAACCTTATGCAGAAGATGGAGATATTGTAGTAGCGCTTATAGGTGATGAAGCTACTGTAAAAACTTTTTTTAAGAAAAAAGACCATATAGTATTAAGACCACAAAATCCATATATGGATGATATAATTGTAAAAGATGTAAGTATACTTGGTAAAGTCATTGGAGTAATTCGTCTATATTAAATATTAGCAGAGCTAGAATCCACATCAAATTGGATTCCAGCTCTTTATTTTTATATAACTATATAACCTTTTTCGGCTAATCTAGTGATAACAACCATTAATGCTAATTTTACATGAGAATACGTAAGCCCTCCTTGAAGATAGGCAATATAAGGTTCCCTTATCGGCGCATCAGCACTTAATTCTATTGAGGCTCCCTGTACAAACGTACCTGCTGCCATGATTACCTGATGCTCATAGCCTGGCATATCCCAAGGATAGGGTACTACATGACCGTCTACTGGAGATGCCCACTGTATCCCCTGACAAAATTCTATAAGAGCTTTGTCATCGTTAAATTTTATAGATTGTATTATATCAGAACGTTGTTCATCCCATTTAGGTAGTACTTCATACCCCAAATCTTCAAATAGTTTGGCTGTGAGTATAGCTCCTTTTATCGCCTCACCTACTATATGTGGCGCCATAAACAAGCCTTGATAAAATGCTCTATAGCCAGCTGCATATGAACCTACCTCCCGCCCTATACCTGGTGCCGTGAGTCTAAAAGATAATTTTTCTATAGCTTCTTTAGTACCTACTGCATAACATCCAGTAGGTGCCAATCCACCACCTGGATTCTTTATAAGGGAACCTACACAAAGATCTGCACCTATATGACATGGTTCCATATACTCCGTAAATTCCCCATAGCAATTATCAACCATTATATATATATTAGGATTTTGTTTTTTAACAACCTTTATAATTTTCTCTATTTCATCTATTGAAAGTGACTGGCGCCATGAATAGCCTCTAGAACGCTGTATAAGTACCAATTTAATATTTTTATTGTTTTTTATACATTCTAGTATGCCTTGCAAGTTTACACTACCTTCAGATGTAAGTTCTACCTCATTGTACTCAATACCCCATTCTTTTAGAGACTGGATAATATCATTTAGTGTATCATATGGTTGCCCTACTGCCGAAATAAATGCATCCCCAGGCCTTAATAGAGAAAACAAAGCATCACTTATTACATGGGTCCCAGAACCCCATTGGGGTCTTACTAGTGCATCCTCTGCACCAAATATCATAGCATAAAGCTTTTCTAGAGTGTCTCTTCCATCATCTCCATATCCATAGCCAGTAGAGGGATTAAAATGCCTTTCACTTATCTGACATTGCTTCATACACCTTATTATATTCCCTTGATGATATTCTGCTATGTTTTCTACTCTATCAAAAGCTTCTGTTATGAGATTATGAGCATCATTTACATATTTCTGTGCTTTAACTGATATTTGCAAATCTTTTATATATAAATCCTGCAATTCCTTCATATTCACTTTATATATTCTCTCCTTTTGTATGTTATATCATCAAAATAAGGAACCATATGTGGTTCCTTATTTTGAGAAAATTATTCTCTCTCTTGATTAGTATTTGCAAGCAATACAGGACGAGCCGGATTAACAGATGATACGGCATGTTTATATATCATTGTTTGCTTATTCTCGCTTTCGAGAATGATGATAAAATTATCAAATCCCTTTATAGTACCTCTAAATTGAAATCCATTCGTTAAATAAATAGTAACTGGAACTCTATCTTTTCTGATTTGATTCAAAAAAGCATCCTGCAATATTATGTTCCCTTTATTAGCCAATTACATAACCACCCTTCAACAAATATGTTACTAAAAATTCATGTGCCAATTTAATTATATCATAATTATAAGCCAAAGTTGACTTAATTTGAAGATATTTTTTTCTTTATATGTAATATAAGGTAATCTAACAGTTCATCCTTCGACCCAAACTTATCTATATCTACCCAGTGTATCCTTTTATCCCTTCTAAACCATGTAAATTGTCTCTTTGCAAACCGCCTTGTATCACGTTTTATTATATATATTGCATCATTGAGGCTGCATCTACCCTCTAAATATTCGATTATTTCCTTATATCCTAATCCTTGCATGGATATGAGTTCTTTCGTATATCCCATATTAAGAAGATTCTTTACTTCATCTATCAATCCATCTTTTAACATATTATCTACTCTAATATTTATATTATCGTA
This region of Xylanivirga thermophila genomic DNA includes:
- a CDS encoding tyrosine-type recombinase/integrase, which codes for MAQQKDYYTVRYQTNIEKLRNVLNDLPPFCREFFRGIENNTSILTRVNYAYDLRLFFEFLTNEMEDFSGLKSNELTLDHLNMVGSTHIEMFLEYITFYTKTNDDTYKEYQNSECGKARKLSAIRSLFSYFFKKEKLEKNIAELVEIPKIYEKPIIRLEIDEVARLLDLVESGEGLTDVQKRYHQYTRTRDLAILTLFLGTGIRISECVGLNASDIDFDVNGFKITRKGGNEVILYFGDEVRETLLDYLEERKNVTPLPGHEDALFLSLQKRRISNRAVQNLVKKYSQYISPLKKISPHKLRSTYGTTLYRQTGDIYLVADVLGHKDVNTTKKHYAAISDEQRRKAARIVKLRDDE
- a CDS encoding methionine gamma-lyase family protein, which gives rise to MKELQDLYIKDLQISVKAQKYVNDAHNLITEAFDRVENIAEYHQGNIIRCMKQCQISERHFNPSTGYGYGDDGRDTLEKLYAMIFGAEDALVRPQWGSGTHVISDALFSLLRPGDAFISAVGQPYDTLNDIIQSLKEWGIEYNEVELTSEGSVNLQGILECIKNNKNIKLVLIQRSRGYSWRQSLSIDEIEKIIKVVKKQNPNIYIMVDNCYGEFTEYMEPCHIGADLCVGSLIKNPGGGLAPTGCYAVGTKEAIEKLSFRLTAPGIGREVGSYAAGYRAFYQGLFMAPHIVGEAIKGAILTAKLFEDLGYEVLPKWDEQRSDIIQSIKFNDDKALIEFCQGIQWASPVDGHVVPYPWDMPGYEHQVIMAAGTFVQGASIELSADAPIREPYIAYLQGGLTYSHVKLALMVVITRLAEKGYIVI
- the lexA gene encoding transcriptional repressor LexA, which gives rise to MGKDTLSIKQKEILKFIQNELISKGYPPSVREICEAVGLKSTSTVHAHLVRLEKLGYIKRDPTKPRAIELINHNAFISNKELVNVPIVGKVTAGQPILAIENIEGTFPISVQFLGNQEVFMLSVKGDSMIEAGILDNDYVIVNQQPYAEDGDIVVALIGDEATVKTFFKKKDHIVLRPQNPYMDDIIVKDVSILGKVIGVIRLY
- the hfq gene encoding RNA chaperone Hfq encodes the protein MANKGNIILQDAFLNQIRKDRVPVTIYLTNGFQFRGTIKGFDNFIIILESENKQTMIYKHAVSSVNPARPVLLANTNQERE
- a CDS encoding tyrosine-type recombinase/integrase; the protein is MNEEIIKEYERYLYYKGKSINTVDTYIRSIKGFMCFIDKDLLSVKQLDIDEYKSYLRRKKCINGGKLSPKTINIKLLSLSSFYEFVEQKKKIFLPISIELIKIQKVYYLETAIINVEDFYNLVDSAQKNEDLRAISIFYTLFLTGMRVSEILQLTVDDINRKEISIVGKGGKVRNVYMADELSKILTEYVDKQRINKSDMLFTGERGPITRQTVNRIIKKYARIAGVALDKSHAHAFRHLYAKEAVNSGRYISDIADELGHSSLDTTRIYTRKTKEEKYRELNKYLNSKVK